CAATCTCGATCATCTGATTGCCGGCCTGCGTGACGGTGGAGCCGATGCCGTTCTGGCCGCCAGCATTTTCCACTTCGGCGAGTACAGCATCGAACAGGCCCGCGAGGCCCTGATTGCCGCCGGCCTGCCCATGCGCCCGCTCGCGGGAGCCCACCATGAGTGAAGCGGGTGACAGGGAGATGGCCTGGCTGGATGCGGTGGCTTTCGATGAGAACGGCCTGGTGGCCGCCATTGCACAGGATGCCGACAGTGGCGATGTGCTGATGCTGGCCTGGATGAATCGTGCCGCCTTGGCGGAAACGGCACGCCTGGGCGAGGCCGTCTATTTTTCCCGCTCCCGCCAGCGCCTGTGGCACAAGGGCGAGCGCTCCGGACATGTTCAGAAGGTGGAGTCCATTCGCCTGGATTGCGATGGTGATGCCGTGCTGCTGTCCATCCGGCAGCACGGGGGCATCGCCTGTCACACCGGGCGTCGGCGCTGCCTTTTCCGGCAGCTGGTGAACGGGCAGTGGCAGACCACCGACCCTGTTCTCAAGAACCCGGGTGATATTTATGGGCAATGAAACGGCGGAATCCCTGCTGGCGGCACTTGACCGGGTCATTCGCGAACGTCGAAACGCGGATCCGGCACATTCCTACGTGGCGTCCCTGCTGCAGGACGGCCCGGCCCGCATCAGCCGCAAGCTGGGCGAGGAGGCCGTGGAAGCGGTGATCGCCGGCATCAGCGAGGACGATGAAGCCCTGGCGGCTGAACTGGCCGATCTCTGGTTCCACAGCCTGGTACTGCTGGCCAGTCGTGGCCTCGACTCCACGGCGGTCACGTCGGTGCTGGAACAACGCTTTGGCCTCTCCGGCCTGGAAGAAAAACGCCGTCGCGAAAACTGATCCAGGACAAGTCGGTACCTGAGCGGTGTCAGCTACAATAGCCATCATTCGTTGAGTCCGGCAGGACGCGACCCGCGCCCCGGAAACAAGAGCAATCAGCAGGAGTAGGACATCATGGGCATCGGCGGCATCGGTATCTGGCAGCTATTGATCATCCTGGCCATCGTTATCCTTCTGTTCGGCACCAAGCGGCTGCGCAATATCGGCCAGGATCTTGGCAATGCGGTTCGGGGCTTTCGCTCTGCCGTGAAAGACGGCGATCAGCAAGAGCCGGAAGAAGAGGAAACCTCCGAGCGCCTGAACCAGAAGGACGGCAGCGAGGATGCCGACTTCGGCAAGGATCGTCAGAACGACGAACACAAGTCCTGACGGCCATGGGCATCTGGGAAATCCTGCTCATCGCCCTGGTCATCCTGGTGGTGGCCGGTCCGGAACGGTTGCCGGTGATCATGCGCAGCATCGGCAGCTGGGTGGGGCGCGGTCGCGCCACCCTGCAGGGCATTCAGGCCGAGCTGGAACGCGAGGGCGAGGAACTGCGGCGAGGCGTGAACACGGATCAGGACGGAAAGGATGCCGAGGGCAGGGAGAAGGAGCGTGACTGATCAGCAGACGCCCCTGATCGATCACCTCACCGAGCTGCGCAACCGCCTTCTGCGCATGATCGCGGCGGTGCTGCTGGCCTTCGTGGCCATTGCCCCATTTGCCCGCACGCTGTTCACCTGGCTGTCGGAGCCACTGGCCCGCCACCTGCCGGCGGAAAGCAGCCTGATTGCCACCCAGGTCGCCTCGCCCTTCCTGACCCCCTTCAAGATGGCGCTGGTGGCCGCCATATTCCTGGTCATCCCCTATCTGCTTTACCAGGTCTGGGCCTTCATCGCGCCGGGCCTGTATCAGCGCGAGAAGCGGCTGGTGCTGCCGCTGATGGTGGCCAGCAGCCTGCTCTTCTATCTGGGCGCCGCCTTCGCCTGGTTCGTGGTGCTGCCGCTGGTGTTCGGCTTTTTCGTCGCCGTGGCCCCGGAAGGGGTGGCGGTGATGACCGACATCCACCATTACCTGAATTTCGTTCTCAGCCTGTTCCTGGCCTTCGGCCTGGCCTTTCAGGTTCCGGTGGCAACCGTGCTGATCGTTCGCGCGGGCCTGACCACACCGGCGGCCATGAAGACCAAACGCCCCTATGTGCTGGTGGGTGTATTCATCGTGGGCATGCTGCTGACACCGCCGGACGTCATCTCCCAGACGCTGCTGGCCCTGCCGGTATACGCCCTGTTCGAACTGGGGCTGGTCATGGCCTACTGGCTGGTGCCGGGCATTCGCGAAGTGGAGGCCCAACGCGGCGAGCGTTGATCAGGGCAGCCCTGCACAGGGGTTTCCCGGGCCATGGACACAAAAAAGCGGGACACCCGCTCGGATGTCCCGCTGTTGTCGGATCCAGGCTTGATCCCGATACCCGGCTCAGGGCTCACTGGGCTGCATCTGCACCCGCGTCGTGGACAGGCGCGGATCCAGGCGCCACAGGGCATCATCGAGATCCATGGCCCCGGTCCGGTAGATGTCCTCGCGGGTATAGACCCTGAGTCCCGAGGAACCGGCACCCACACGGCCGCGCACACTCAGGCGGTTCACGTCGCGGCTGATCCGACTGCCGGTAATGGTGATTTTCCCGTTGTCGGTGGCAAAGGCGGCCACCGCATCGCCGCTCGGGCGATCCTGCCGGGCGTCACTGGCAAGAGCCGTGCCGGCGGCAAGGAACAGGGTCACCGCGCCGGCCGTGGCAAGTGTTTTCAAATCCCTGATATTCATGGCATTCACCTCCAGATACGAGGCCTCCCAACAGCAAGCCGGACATTCCCGGGCATTCATTGAGTATAGACTTCTCGCAGGCCATGCGGTTCCAGCCGCATCCGACCTGCCGGCAGAATTGAACTTTGCCCATGGCGGGCAGTCCAGGGAGGCTCGGATTGCCCCGAGCTTTGCCCTTATCCATCACCGGAGTGTCCCCATGGCCAGCGACTGGAAAATACGCCTGGGCCTGATCGCCAGCTTTGTGCTGATCTGCCTGATCTGGGGCTCCACCTTCATGGCCATCCGCATCGGGGTTCAGGATCTGCCGCCCTGGCTCATGGCCGGCACCCGTTTTCTGCTGGCCGGTGGCCTGCTCGCAGCGGTGGCCTTCCTGGCCGGCCAGCGACCCGGTACCCGTTCGGACTGGGTCACGGCCACCGTCATGGCGATTCTGATGGTGGCGGTGGGCAACGGCTTCGTCACCTGGGCCGAGCAATGGGTGCCATCCAACAAGGCCGCCCTGCTGATCACCACCGGCGCCATGTGGATCACCCTCTTCGGTGCCATTGGCGCCAAGGGGCACCGGATTACCCTGCGAATCGGTACCGGCCTGGTGGTGGGCTTCAGCGGGGCGATCATGATGCTGGCACCCGAGAACGGCCTGGATACCGGCTATCTGTGGGCGCAGATCGTGATCCTCATTTCCTCCGTCGGCTGGGCCATTGGCACCACCTATCGGCGCAATGTACGAGTGAGTACCGGCCCACTGATGTTCGCGGCCATGCAGATGGGGCTGGGGGGCCTTCTGCTGACCGTGGTGGGCCTGCTCAATGGAGAATGGGGGCAGTGGCAATGGACCCTGCCGGGAACCCTGGCCTGGCTGTATCTGACGATCTTTGGCTCCTGCATTGCCTACGCCTTCTATGTCTGGTTGATCGACCGCACCACCCCGGCCCGCCTCGGTGCCACGGCCTACATCGTCCCGGCCATTGCCACCGTCATGGGCTGGCTGTTTCTGGGCGAGGCACTGGAAGGCATCCAGTTCATCGGTGTCTTCGTGATCATCCTGGGCGTCGTACTGGTGACGGCACCGGCCAGCCGCCGACGGGGCCGCGCGGCCGAAACCGCCATTGACGATGACGGCATGAAACGACCCTGACGACGTTCCCGCCACCCTGTTATGCTGACAGCCATGCTGGATCGTCTGCTCACCATGCTGGAGAAAGGTCAGGACAACGCCATGCTGCGTTTCAGCCTGGGGCAGGAGTATGCCCGCCGCGACCGTCACGAGGAAGCAGCCCGCCACTTCGCCGAAGCGGTACGACAGCAGCCGGATTATTCCGCTGCCTGGAAGGGGTATGGCAAGGCCCTGGCGAACCAGGGCGCGCTCGTGGAGTCAGCCGAGGTCTACCGCCGGGGCATCGCGGTGGCGGAAGAGAAAGGGGACAAGCAGGCTGCCCGGGAGATGCAGGTCTTTCTCAAGCGAATCGAAAAGAACCTTTCCTGAACCATTCAACAAGCACCATTTCGCCGGAACCTTGACCATGCATAACGACAACTTTGAATCCATCACGGAACGCCAGCGCAGTCGGCAGCGCAATGACAGCAGTCTGACCCGCGAGTCCTGGAAGATCTTTCAGATCATGGCCGAGTTCGTCGAGGGCTTCGAAAAGCTTTCCCGCATTCGCCCCTCGGTCAGCATCTTCGGCTCGGCACGCACACCGGAGGATCACCCCTATTACAAGCTCGCCGAGGACATTGCCCTGAGCTTGTCCGATGCCGGCTTCTCGGTGGTGACCGGCGGTGGCCCGGGCATCATGGGCGCGGCGAACAAGGGCGCCTTCAAGGGCCGGGCACCCTCCATCGGGCTCAATATCGACCTGCCCCAGGAGCAGGCGCCGAACCCGGATCAGGACATCGAACTCCATTTCCGGCATTTCTTCACCCGCAAGGTGATGTTCGTGAAATACGCCTCGGCCTACGTGGTGCTGCCCGGGGGCTTCGGCACCCTGGACGAGCTGGCGGAAATTCTGACCCTGGTTCAGACCGGCAAGACACGACGTATCCCCATCGTGCTGGTGGGCCGGGACTTCTGGAGCGGCCTGATCGACTGGTTCCAGGCGCGTCTCGTGGGTGAGGGCATGATCTCGGCCGATGACATGAGTCTCTTCCACGTGGTGGAAACACCGGATGAAGTGATTGACTGCATCTTCGAACACTACAGCACCCGCCGTTTCGAACCCTCGGAATCGGAACGGGAAGTGATGCTGGACCTTTGAGGCCTGGCCGAAGGCAAGGGAGCCGCTGACATGGACTACGAGACCGTTGCCAGCTTCCGCAATAGCCTGGAAGCGGAAGTGGCCAAGGGGCGTCTTGAAGCGGAAGGGATCCCGGTGATTCTGGCCGGCATCGGCCTCGGGCCCCTGACCGGCTTCTTCAACCCGCGCAGCAATGACGTTCGCCTCCAGGTCCCTGCCGAACATCTGGAAGAAGCCCGCACCATTCTGAACACCGATTGGTCAGCGGATGTGGATGCGCAGTGGGACAAGGGTGGGGATTGAGTACTGCCTCGTAATCGCGATCGTAATCGTAATCGGCTCTTTACGCACGGATAAAAAAGCCGACTACGACTACCACTACGATTACTAGGGGCGCGGCTGGAGCCGCGCCCTTTTCACCGCTGCCAGAACGCCGGGGTCAGAATCACCAGCAGGGTAAAGATCTCCAGGCGGCCCAGCAGCATGGCAAAGACCAGCACCCACTTGGACAGGTCATCCAGACCCTGGAAATTGGCCGCCACTTCGCCCAGGCCGGGACCAAGATTGTTCATGGCCGCCGCCACGGCGGAGAAGGCGGTGACCTGATCCAGGCCATTGGCTATGAGGGTCAGCATCATGACGACGAAAAGGGCAACATAGACCGAGAAAAATGCCCAGACCGAATCGAGCACGCGC
Above is a genomic segment from Natronospira bacteriovora containing:
- the hisI gene encoding phosphoribosyl-AMP cyclohydrolase, yielding MAWLDAVAFDENGLVAAIAQDADSGDVLMLAWMNRAALAETARLGEAVYFSRSRQRLWHKGERSGHVQKVESIRLDCDGDAVLLSIRQHGGIACHTGRRRCLFRQLVNGQWQTTDPVLKNPGDIYGQ
- a CDS encoding tetratricopeptide repeat protein, which produces MLDRLLTMLEKGQDNAMLRFSLGQEYARRDRHEEAARHFAEAVRQQPDYSAAWKGYGKALANQGALVESAEVYRRGIAVAEEKGDKQAAREMQVFLKRIEKNLS
- the tatA gene encoding twin-arginine translocase TatA/TatE family subunit, coding for MGIGGIGIWQLLIILAIVILLFGTKRLRNIGQDLGNAVRGFRSAVKDGDQQEPEEEETSERLNQKDGSEDADFGKDRQNDEHKS
- a CDS encoding putative signal transducing protein: MDYETVASFRNSLEAEVAKGRLEAEGIPVILAGIGLGPLTGFFNPRSNDVRLQVPAEHLEEARTILNTDWSADVDAQWDKGGD
- a CDS encoding Sec-independent protein translocase subunit TatA/TatB; its protein translation is MGIWEILLIALVILVVAGPERLPVIMRSIGSWVGRGRATLQGIQAELEREGEELRRGVNTDQDGKDAEGREKERD
- a CDS encoding phosphoribosyl-ATP diphosphatase, which encodes MGNETAESLLAALDRVIRERRNADPAHSYVASLLQDGPARISRKLGEEAVEAVIAGISEDDEALAAELADLWFHSLVLLASRGLDSTAVTSVLEQRFGLSGLEEKRRREN
- a CDS encoding LOG family protein gives rise to the protein MTERQRSRQRNDSSLTRESWKIFQIMAEFVEGFEKLSRIRPSVSIFGSARTPEDHPYYKLAEDIALSLSDAGFSVVTGGGPGIMGAANKGAFKGRAPSIGLNIDLPQEQAPNPDQDIELHFRHFFTRKVMFVKYASAYVVLPGGFGTLDELAEILTLVQTGKTRRIPIVLVGRDFWSGLIDWFQARLVGEGMISADDMSLFHVVETPDEVIDCIFEHYSTRRFEPSESEREVMLDL
- the tatC gene encoding twin-arginine translocase subunit TatC — protein: MTDQQTPLIDHLTELRNRLLRMIAAVLLAFVAIAPFARTLFTWLSEPLARHLPAESSLIATQVASPFLTPFKMALVAAIFLVIPYLLYQVWAFIAPGLYQREKRLVLPLMVASSLLFYLGAAFAWFVVLPLVFGFFVAVAPEGVAVMTDIHHYLNFVLSLFLAFGLAFQVPVATVLIVRAGLTTPAAMKTKRPYVLVGVFIVGMLLTPPDVISQTLLALPVYALFELGLVMAYWLVPGIREVEAQRGER
- a CDS encoding EamA family transporter, with product MASDWKIRLGLIASFVLICLIWGSTFMAIRIGVQDLPPWLMAGTRFLLAGGLLAAVAFLAGQRPGTRSDWVTATVMAILMVAVGNGFVTWAEQWVPSNKAALLITTGAMWITLFGAIGAKGHRITLRIGTGLVVGFSGAIMMLAPENGLDTGYLWAQIVILISSVGWAIGTTYRRNVRVSTGPLMFAAMQMGLGGLLLTVVGLLNGEWGQWQWTLPGTLAWLYLTIFGSCIAYAFYVWLIDRTTPARLGATAYIVPAIATVMGWLFLGEALEGIQFIGVFVIILGVVLVTAPASRRRGRAAETAIDDDGMKRP